The DNA segment TACCACTCGATATTGCCGGGAGGGGTCATTGGTTACAACAAAGGCTGTGGGGCCAAGTCTCCTTGATACAGTCAAAGTCTGCCCGCCGCCCCCCAACAAAAAAGAGGATGCCTTTTCAGACATCCTCTTTTCCTTCACTCTATCTGACCCAAGCCCCACTCCGGCTCTAATTACTCGGAGTAACCTTCCGGAAGACTTTCCGGTATGAGTCCGCCTGAGCTTTTCCTGCCTGCTCAAGCCTGGGCTCAATGCTTGGATGGTCATTACGGGCTTGGCTCAGTTTCCCCTTGGCCCTGCCTCATCAGCAGGGCCTTCTGATACTCCAGCCACACTCCGTACCACTTCTGAAGCGTCATCGCTCACCCCCTCTACACCATGTCCCCCTCCACCCCCCTTTTCAGTTCATAATATACAGCATGAACATCAGGGTAACAGTGACCAAAGTCACACCCGTGATGGCGTAGACGCTAATCTCTGGCAGAACAATCAATCACCCCCTCAAACTCATGATAAATGGCCTGAGGTGTGCTATGCTAAGTGGCAATCAAAGGGTTCTGCCAAGGCCTCGTTAGGCGCGTGACAAGATCGTGGGCCCCGCAGAAAGGAGAGCGTGAGGTGGACTACAAAGGTAAGGATTGCCTTGTTGAGACATGGAGATTAGAGGCAGCCAAAGTCAAAGCATCTTTCGATGTGATGAATGTGACGACCGAGTTCCATACGGTCCTGAAAAACAAGCTATCGAATGAGGGATTATCCGTAGTGGCGACGAGTGCCGACGCCCAAATCGTGGTACGCGGCAGGTTCGTCTGCATTGATGAAGGCAGCAGGCTCTGGCGATACCTTCTTCCCTTTTTCGCCGGTAAGCCTGTGATCGAAATGGAGGGCGAACTGATCGTCAACGGAAGCAGAGTTGCGAAATTGTCTGTAACAGAGAAGCGAATCGGCGGGTTCTTTGGAGGTGAAAGCAAGACTTTACTCAAGTCCTGTGGCAAGACAGCGGCGCAGAAGGTTGCCAAGCAGGTAGTTGCGGGACTCAGGAATGCATAATGACA comes from the Dehalococcoidia bacterium genome and includes:
- a CDS encoding DUF4410 domain-containing protein → MDYKGKDCLVETWRLEAAKVKASFDVMNVTTEFHTVLKNKLSNEGLSVVATSADAQIVVRGRFVCIDEGSRLWRYLLPFFAGKPVIEMEGELIVNGSRVAKLSVTEKRIGGFFGGESKTLLKSCGKTAAQKVAKQVVAGLRNA